One genomic window of Prinia subflava isolate CZ2003 ecotype Zambia chromosome W unlocalized genomic scaffold, Cam_Psub_1.2 scaffold_37_NEW, whole genome shotgun sequence includes the following:
- the LOC134565187 gene encoding uncharacterized protein LOC134565187 isoform X2, with product MRTTHKCKHDWVSFLPTHHHHHKIRDLRGPCSASAEVLRYQGRYPLVAAQVRKVAHGRRDTAEGTRHRGHGRRDRTRATRRATRRCHGASGRGLPAPWAGVWVGPQGPWRRWWQRAGPGELRRKLRLSGLGMAPARLSLLPPLLLLGVAACAWRPARGREAPQTPDWPMTLKTIRSSVHKIVMYLNAALDLMGGEDRLCQYKCSDGSRPVPRYGYKPSPPNGCGSPLFGVQFDIGIPSMTRCCNHHDRCYDTWGNKKKDCDEQFQTCLSKICRNVQKTLGISENVQDTAIRTAERG from the exons ATGAGAACCACTCACAAGTGCAAACATGACTGGGTCAGTTTCCTTCCCacccatcatcatcatcacaaAATTCGGGACCTCCGGGGGCCCTGCTCAGCCAGCGCCGAGGTGCTGAGGTACCAGGGCAGGTACCCGCTTGTCGCTGCCCAGGTTCGGAAGGTCGCGCACGGCAGAAGGGACACTGCAGAGGGGACACGGCACAGGGGACACGGCAGAAGGGACAGAACACGGGCTACACGGCGCGCTACGCGGCGCTGCCATGGGGCTAGCGGCAGGGGCCTCCCCGCCCCGTGGGCGGGCGTATGGGTGGGGCCGCAGGGACCATGGCGGCGGTGGTGGCAACGGGCCGGACCGGGCGAGCTGCGGCGAAAGCTGAGGCTTAGCGGGCTCGGCAtggccccggcccggctgtCGCTGCTgcccccgctgctgctgctgggggtcGCGGCTTGTGCCTGGCggccggcgcggggccgggaggCGCCGCAGACCCCGGACTGGCCGATGACGCTGAAGACAATCCGCAGTAGCGTGCACAAGATCGTCATGTACCTGAACGCGGCCCTCGACCTGATGGGCGGCGAGGACAGACTCTGCCAGTACAAGTGCAGCGATG GATCAAGGCCTGTTCCTCGCTATGGATATAAACCATCACCACCAAATGGCTGTGGATCCCCTCTATTTGGAGTTCAG TTTGACATTGGTATCCCTTCAATGACAAGGTGCTGCAATCACCACGACAGATGCTATGATACTTGgggcaataaaaaaaaagattgtgaTGAGCAGTTTCAGACCTGTCTCTCAAAAATTTGCAGAAATGTGCAGAAAACACTTGGAATCTCAGAGAATGTCCAGG atacagccatccgaacagctgaaagaggctaG
- the LOC134565187 gene encoding uncharacterized protein LOC134565187 isoform X4 translates to MRTTHKCKHDWVSFLPTHHHHHKIRDLRGPCSASAEVLRYQGRYPLVAAQVRKVAHGRRDTAEGTRHRGHGRRDRTRATRRATRRCHGASGRGLPAPWAGVWVGPQGPWRRWWQRAGPGELRRKLRLSGLGMAPARLSLLPPLLLLGVAACAWRPARGREAPQTPDWPMTLKTIRSSVHKIVMYLNAALDLMGGEDRLCQYKCSDGSRPVPRYGYKPSPPNGCGSPLFGVQSVHRLYFSYAGIPMEVWACFLHSLTLVSLQ, encoded by the exons ATGAGAACCACTCACAAGTGCAAACATGACTGGGTCAGTTTCCTTCCCacccatcatcatcatcacaaAATTCGGGACCTCCGGGGGCCCTGCTCAGCCAGCGCCGAGGTGCTGAGGTACCAGGGCAGGTACCCGCTTGTCGCTGCCCAGGTTCGGAAGGTCGCGCACGGCAGAAGGGACACTGCAGAGGGGACACGGCACAGGGGACACGGCAGAAGGGACAGAACACGGGCTACACGGCGCGCTACGCGGCGCTGCCATGGGGCTAGCGGCAGGGGCCTCCCCGCCCCGTGGGCGGGCGTATGGGTGGGGCCGCAGGGACCATGGCGGCGGTGGTGGCAACGGGCCGGACCGGGCGAGCTGCGGCGAAAGCTGAGGCTTAGCGGGCTCGGCAtggccccggcccggctgtCGCTGCTgcccccgctgctgctgctgggggtcGCGGCTTGTGCCTGGCggccggcgcggggccgggaggCGCCGCAGACCCCGGACTGGCCGATGACGCTGAAGACAATCCGCAGTAGCGTGCACAAGATCGTCATGTACCTGAACGCGGCCCTCGACCTGATGGGCGGCGAGGACAGACTCTGCCAGTACAAGTGCAGCGATG GATCAAGGCCTGTTCCTCGCTATGGATATAAACCATCACCACCAAATGGCTGTGGATCCCCTCTATTTGGAGTTCAG TCTGTCCATAGGCTATATTTTTCTTATGCTGGAATACCAATGGAGGTGTGGGCATGTTTTCTTCACAGTTTGACATTGGTATCCCTTCAATGA
- the LOC134565187 gene encoding uncharacterized protein LOC134565187 isoform X5 — MRTTHKCKHDWVSFLPTHHHHHKIRDLRGPCSASAEVLRYQGRYPLVAAQVRKVAHGRRDTAEGTRHRGHGRRDRTRATRRATRRCHGASGRGLPAPWAGVWVGPQGPWRRWWQRAGPGELRRKLRLSGLGMAPARLSLLPPLLLLGVAACAWRPARGREAPQTPDWPMTLKTIRSSVHKIVMYLNAALDLMGGEDRLCQYKCSDGERGWRRDPCPEQGGQGCAPAAAQRRSWDRPRRIKACSSLWI; from the exons ATGAGAACCACTCACAAGTGCAAACATGACTGGGTCAGTTTCCTTCCCacccatcatcatcatcacaaAATTCGGGACCTCCGGGGGCCCTGCTCAGCCAGCGCCGAGGTGCTGAGGTACCAGGGCAGGTACCCGCTTGTCGCTGCCCAGGTTCGGAAGGTCGCGCACGGCAGAAGGGACACTGCAGAGGGGACACGGCACAGGGGACACGGCAGAAGGGACAGAACACGGGCTACACGGCGCGCTACGCGGCGCTGCCATGGGGCTAGCGGCAGGGGCCTCCCCGCCCCGTGGGCGGGCGTATGGGTGGGGCCGCAGGGACCATGGCGGCGGTGGTGGCAACGGGCCGGACCGGGCGAGCTGCGGCGAAAGCTGAGGCTTAGCGGGCTCGGCAtggccccggcccggctgtCGCTGCTgcccccgctgctgctgctgggggtcGCGGCTTGTGCCTGGCggccggcgcggggccgggaggCGCCGCAGACCCCGGACTGGCCGATGACGCTGAAGACAATCCGCAGTAGCGTGCACAAGATCGTCATGTACCTGAACGCGGCCCTCGACCTGATGGGCGGCGAGGACAGACTCTGCCAGTACAAGTGCAGCGATGGTGAGCGGGGCTGGCGACGCGACCCTTGTCCCGAGCAGGGCGGCCAGGGCTGCGCTCCCGCCGCGGCCCAGCGCCGCTCCTGGGACAGACCTCGCAG GATCAAGGCCTGTTCCTCGCTATGGATATAA
- the LOC134565187 gene encoding group XIIA secretory phospholipase A2-like isoform X3 has product MRTTHKCKHDWVSFLPTHHHHHKIRDLRGPCSASAEVLRYQGRYPLVAAQVRKVAHGRRDTAEGTRHRGHGRRDRTRATRRATRRCHGASGRGLPAPWAGVWVGPQGPWRRWWQRAGPGELRRKLRLSGLGMAPARLSLLPPLLLLGVAACAWRPARGREAPQTPDWPMTLKTIRSSVHKIVMYLNAALDLMGGEDRLCQYKCSDGSRPVPRYGYKPSPPNGCGSPLFGVQFDIGIPSMTRCCNHHDRCYDTWGNKKKDCDEQFQTCLSKICRNVQKTLGISENVQALP; this is encoded by the exons ATGAGAACCACTCACAAGTGCAAACATGACTGGGTCAGTTTCCTTCCCacccatcatcatcatcacaaAATTCGGGACCTCCGGGGGCCCTGCTCAGCCAGCGCCGAGGTGCTGAGGTACCAGGGCAGGTACCCGCTTGTCGCTGCCCAGGTTCGGAAGGTCGCGCACGGCAGAAGGGACACTGCAGAGGGGACACGGCACAGGGGACACGGCAGAAGGGACAGAACACGGGCTACACGGCGCGCTACGCGGCGCTGCCATGGGGCTAGCGGCAGGGGCCTCCCCGCCCCGTGGGCGGGCGTATGGGTGGGGCCGCAGGGACCATGGCGGCGGTGGTGGCAACGGGCCGGACCGGGCGAGCTGCGGCGAAAGCTGAGGCTTAGCGGGCTCGGCAtggccccggcccggctgtCGCTGCTgcccccgctgctgctgctgggggtcGCGGCTTGTGCCTGGCggccggcgcggggccgggaggCGCCGCAGACCCCGGACTGGCCGATGACGCTGAAGACAATCCGCAGTAGCGTGCACAAGATCGTCATGTACCTGAACGCGGCCCTCGACCTGATGGGCGGCGAGGACAGACTCTGCCAGTACAAGTGCAGCGATG GATCAAGGCCTGTTCCTCGCTATGGATATAAACCATCACCACCAAATGGCTGTGGATCCCCTCTATTTGGAGTTCAG TTTGACATTGGTATCCCTTCAATGACAAGGTGCTGCAATCACCACGACAGATGCTATGATACTTGgggcaataaaaaaaaagattgtgaTGAGCAGTTTCAGACCTGTCTCTCAAAAATTTGCAGAAATGTGCAGAAAACACTTGGAATCTCAGAGAATGTCCAGG cacttccctga